One part of the Glycine soja cultivar W05 chromosome 11, ASM419377v2, whole genome shotgun sequence genome encodes these proteins:
- the LOC114373640 gene encoding uncharacterized protein LOC114373640, producing MEEESEFLLETKLIINSLCTETLSLLSVHSSQPLFSCIVTFCFLILLYLPHLFWKIVFSPVLFLSGVLLLLLLRLGAIQRSQNEEKKNPVEPEPIANEENRGNREEKQGNPIEPVETDSQDHVYRWITSQSQTTIKSQMGFQSSSRFDESFVEWNVKAPLEVIYEGEETEQNQNEKRDEGILRHPSLSRYYPETDSDSSSESGFPATENWDSPENMCFRWDEEDREGLIEIALDGCKKREVGFHFDEENLIEIDISPTRHREFSGEDDPFSGEIGCN from the coding sequence ATGGAGGAGGAGAGCGAGTTTCTTTTAGAAACGAAGCTCATTATCAACTCGTTATGCACAGAAACACTTTCCCTTCTCTCTGTTCACTCTTCCCAACCTCTGTTTTCATGCATTGTCACTTTCTGTTTCTTGATTCTCCTTTATTTGCCTCATCTATTTTGGAAGATAGTTTTCTCACCCGTGCTGTTTCTCTCTGGGGTTCTCTTGCTCCTCCTTCTCCGTCTCGGTGCAATTCAGAGGTCTCAaaatgaagagaagaaaaacCCGGTTGAACCTGAACCCATTGCAAACGAAGAAAACAGGGGAAACAGAGAAGAGAAACAGGGGAATCCCATTGAACCGGTGGAAACCGATTCTCAGGATCATGTTTACAGGTGGATCACGAGCCAATCTCAAACAACGATAAAATCTCAAATGGGTTTTCAATCAAGTTCGCGTTTTGACGAGTCTTTCGTGGAGTGGAACGTGAAAGCGCCGTTGGAGGTCATATACGAAGGTGAAGAAACAGAGCAGAATCAAAATGAGAAACGTGACGAGGGTATTTTGAGGCACCCGTCGTTGTCACGGTACTACCCTGAAACTGACTCCGATAGCTCGTCGGAGAGTGGGTTTCCGGCGACGGAGAACTGGGACTCGCCGGAGAACATGTGCTTCAGATGGGATGAAGAAGACAGGGAAGGGTTAATTGAGATAGCTCTTGACGGTTGCAAGAAGAGGGAAGTGGGGTTTCACTTCGATGAGGAGAATTTGATCGAGATTGATATTTCTCCGACGAGGCACAGGGAATTTTCCGGCGAGGACGACCCCTTTTCCGGTGAGATTGGTTGCAATTAG